DNA sequence from the Planctomicrobium piriforme genome:
CTTCCCAGAAGGTTTTCTCGAAGTCGCTGCCGCGATCCTTGAACAGATACTCGAAGTCGGCCACCACGCCGATGCTCGTCACGTCGTTATGCAGGGGGATATACCAGAACCAGCCCTTCTTGCCGGCCACCTGCAGCACCAGCGTCGCGCCGCCGTTGCGACCTTCCGCGCGGTGTGCCCCTTTAAAGTAGGTCCAGATCGCCCCTTTGTTCAGTTGCGGATCGGAGATCTTCAGCTTGAACTTGTTGATGATCATCGAACTCTGCCCGCTGGCATCGACGATCGCCTTCGCGCGAACTTCCTGTTCTTCGCCTGCTTCGGTTTTGATGCGGACGCCGACGGCACGTTCTCCTTCGAACAGAATATCGAGAACGCGAATGCCTTCGTGAACGTCGACTCCCTGCTCGGCGGCGTTATCGAGCATCATCTTGTCGAACTCGCTCCGCAGCACCTGCCAGGTCTGCGAGCATTCGTGCGGTTTGTTGTCCCAGAAGTCGAACGGCGCCGAGGTCTTGCCGTTGTAGTTCACAAACTGCACGCTGTACTTCTCGGTGAAGTGGCTCTTGCGCAGCTTCGGCAGCATCTTCAGGCGTTCGAGTACCCAGTAGGTCTCGGGAATCAGCGACTCGCCGATATGAAAACGAGGAAAGTGCTCGCGTTCGAACAGCGTCACGCGATGCCCTTTTTGAGCAATGAGCGTCGACGCCGTCGCCCCGGCAGGTCCGCCGCCAATCACAATCACATCCGCCTCAGATCCGATTGCCATGTTCACCCCTCAAAATGAAAACTGACCGAAGAAAATCCACGTTATGCAATTTTTGCTGACCCCTAACCCCTATCCCCTGGCCCCTCTCCTCGAGCCTTCTCCAGCAACCGCGTCAGCAGCTCCAGCTCCTCAGCATCGAGATGCCCTAACTGCTGGCGATGGACTTCCAGCACCGGTTCCGCCAGTTCCTCCAGCAGATCGAGCCCGGCCTGGGTGATGCCCACCTCGACGACCCGACGGTTCTCATCCCTCCGTTCGCGATGCACCAGTTGCCGCCGTTCCAGCTTGTCCAGCAAACGGGTCATGTCCGGGGCGCGGGAGATCAGCAGCCCCCCCAGCGCCAGCGTCGGCATGGTGCCAGGATGGGCCGACCGCAACAGCCGCAATGCGTTGTACTGCTGGGCCGACAGGTCGTACTTCGAAAACAGCCCGTCCTCGACCTCTTTGAGCTGGTCGTAAGTCCGCCACAAATTGAGATACGCCGCCTGCTGCGGCGAATCAAAATGCCTGGTTTTCGAAACGGCAAGGGTGACCATCGAGTCGGATTTCCTTTCCCATCACCATACCCGTGCAGACAGATATCGTCAAGACGACAGTTGTTTAAACATTCTTTTATTCCGTAACGTCGTCAATTCGAACAATTTTCCCGCCCAGATATAGAGTGCAGAGAGACAGCTCAGGGAAGGTCGTCAGGTAACACTCTCAGTTTGCTCCTGCTGCCAATCACGAATCTCGTCCGCCAGTTCCTGACCGTAGGTCAGTTCAATGAACTTCAGGCGGACTTCGGATTCCGAATAATCAGGATGCCGTCTGCGAATGGCGGCAAACGCCATCCGTCGCACCTGCCCCGACCAGGCACAAGCACGACGCAACCGCTCATGAGGAGACATCCGCCGCAGACACTCAAGCTGCACAGCCAAGGCCTCGTCAGTGGTGTCGTTTAAGTTGGGAGTCGCAGCCATTTGTCGGGCAGAAGAGTTGATTGAGCAGTCGGGAGTCCGCGCATAACAAGGCTGTTTACGCGAAACGCCCGGCACCCGAAAATCGGGGCCGGGCGTGAACACAAAATTGACCGGGTTTCCATGTGTGGAATACCCAAAAAGCTCCCCGAGTAGGGCTCGAACCTACGACCTACGGATTAACAGTCCGCCGCTCTACCGATTGAGCTATCGGGGAATGTGAGTGCGATAAACTATTCCAATTGGCGGCGAAGTTCAACCCCCGTCGCTTTCTCTCTGCAAACAGCCAGACAATCAGGACTTACAACCGATATCACACCCAATATCAGGCTTCCTTTCGAGCGAAAAAACCTCGCCCGACCTCCGGGCGCTCACTCCTGACCCAATTCGACCGAGCCAGGTTCGCAAAAACCTTGTCAGATCACGCTTTACAGCATCGTCCTCTCGGTTACCGTCGACTTCATTTGGCTCCGCAGCAGCACTTCCAGACCAAAAATCGACTCAAAGAACGTCTGGTTCCTTCGCAGCGCAATCTGCTCAATCGACAAATCTTCCACCGACGGCACCGAAATCACGATCCGGTTCCGCACTCTGGTGCATTCGATCTGCCGGATTCGCTGATTTCTGGCGGCGTCGAGAGCAATGGCGATCCGCAAAATGGCGGCCATCTTCGAAACGATCACTCGTCGCACCCGATCCATTGAGGCATACGGCTGATGCGTCGTTTTCGGCATCGCCCGACGGTGGTATCGGGCCACCAAACCGACCAGCAGCAGGTCGTCGGCAGTCAGCCCGAACAGGGTGCTGTTCATGATCAGGTACATCGAATGCTTGTGCATGCTCGACGTATTGATGTACCCCCCCGACTCATGTAGCGCCGCCGCCACATACAAGAGCGTCTCGAACCGGTCGTCGAGTTCGTGTTCTTTCCGCAGTTGTCGGAACAACTGCCGGCACAGGTCGGCCACGTTTCTGGCATGGTCTTCGTCGACGTGATACCGGCTGGCGAGTTCCCAGGTCGCACGCACGATCTGTTTCTGAAAATCCTCAGTCCACGAGCCCCCTTCCGACATGTCCCGCAACAGACCGTCGCGGAGGTTCATGTTACAGACGAACAGCCGGTTCGCGCCGAGAATGTTCGCCAGCCGCAGATTCACCAGCAGGGCCGGCCCCACGGTCTCCGCCTCCGGGAACGTCAGGTGGAACTCGTTGACAAGTTGTTCCTCCGTCCGTGAGAAAACATAGTCGGTGAATTCCGCCAGGTCTTCGACCGTCAGTTCCACCAAACGGTCGTCCGAAACCGATTGTTTCAGCACCTCTTCAGCCGCAAACCGCACGTCGCTTCCCATTGCCACCATGTTGGCGCCGGTATGCGTTTTCAGCAGTTCGGTGAACGGCTCGAGTTGACTGTGAATTTCTCCCTCAATCACCTGTCGGGCTTTGGTCCGAGGAACGCGATACGCGCTCAGCGTCTGTTGGAGGCGCAGCGAACCGAGACGAAAGGCATGGGTATAGCTGACATTTCCCTGCTCGACCGTCAGCAGTTCGGTGCTGCCCCCGCCCACTTCGACGATCATCGAATCGGCCTTGAAGAGCGCAGGCTGCGCTCTGAGGAGCGGCTGCACGCCGCGATAGGTGATGCGATGCACCTCGGCTTCGTCGAGCGTCTCGACAAACAGTCCGGTGGCGACATAGACGCGGTCGATGAACGTGATTCGGTTCAGCGCTTCGCGCACGGCACTGGT
Encoded proteins:
- a CDS encoding NAD(P)/FAD-dependent oxidoreductase, which encodes MAIGSEADVIVIGGGPAGATASTLIAQKGHRVTLFEREHFPRFHIGESLIPETYWVLERLKMLPKLRKSHFTEKYSVQFVNYNGKTSAPFDFWDNKPHECSQTWQVLRSEFDKMMLDNAAEQGVDVHEGIRVLDILFEGERAVGVRIKTEAGEEQEVRAKAIVDASGQSSMIINKFKLKISDPQLNKGAIWTYFKGAHRAEGRNGGATLVLQVAGKKGWFWYIPLHNDVTSIGVVADFEYLFKDRGSDFEKTFWEEVERCPGVKERIAGAEVVDKIRTTKDYTYRSKQIAGDGWVLVGDAFGFLDPLYSSGVLLALKSGTLAADAVSDGLEKGDTSAAQLGHWGPAFIEGMDRMRRLVCEYYDGLNFGQFIRKYPHHQGDVTDLLIGDLFEPERDNVLKSIDEFHKEALSV
- a CDS encoding MarR family winged helix-turn-helix transcriptional regulator, which encodes MVTLAVSKTRHFDSPQQAAYLNLWRTYDQLKEVEDGLFSKYDLSAQQYNALRLLRSAHPGTMPTLALGGLLISRAPDMTRLLDKLERRQLVHRERRDENRRVVEVGITQAGLDLLEELAEPVLEVHRQQLGHLDAEELELLTRLLEKARGEGPGDRG
- a CDS encoding Ppx/GppA phosphatase family protein, which translates into the protein MRTVAVIDVGTSSIRMAIAEIQPEGTIRRLETLSQAVHLGKDAFTASEISRTTIEDCVSVLRSYRRKLEEYGITRPEDIRVVATSAVREALNRITFIDRVYVATGLFVETLDEAEVHRITYRGVQPLLRAQPALFKADSMIVEVGGGSTELLTVEQGNVSYTHAFRLGSLRLQQTLSAYRVPRTKARQVIEGEIHSQLEPFTELLKTHTGANMVAMGSDVRFAAEEVLKQSVSDDRLVELTVEDLAEFTDYVFSRTEEQLVNEFHLTFPEAETVGPALLVNLRLANILGANRLFVCNMNLRDGLLRDMSEGGSWTEDFQKQIVRATWELASRYHVDEDHARNVADLCRQLFRQLRKEHELDDRFETLLYVAAALHESGGYINTSSMHKHSMYLIMNSTLFGLTADDLLLVGLVARYHRRAMPKTTHQPYASMDRVRRVIVSKMAAILRIAIALDAARNQRIRQIECTRVRNRIVISVPSVEDLSIEQIALRRNQTFFESIFGLEVLLRSQMKSTVTERTML